The Lycium barbarum isolate Lr01 chromosome 12, ASM1917538v2, whole genome shotgun sequence genome includes a region encoding these proteins:
- the LOC132623142 gene encoding pectinesterase-like encodes MTLGLLALLSTLFWGLESHSPPPPPSSDHFDAIVAIDGSGDFKTITEALQAAPNNSEKRYNIKLKEGTYNESVFVDKHKTNITFIGEGVDRTIITGSKSNGTGFQTSDTATADVHGYGFIAQDITFQNTAGPSMHQAVAASISGDHVTFYRCKFDGYQDTLYTKEGVQFFRDCDVYGTVDFIFGNAKVIFQNCNIYAKRPEDNQNEVTITAQGRKHKNEDTAIVLQGCTINVMQDLREHEPKVRVFLGRSWKSHSRTIIMSSYLDEFTDPEGWVQWHGKKEDIYFAEYRNTGPGANTTLRVNWERNISENEASNFTVRNFLHGYEWIPSEIPNALDLV; translated from the exons ATGACACTTGGTTTATTAGCCTTATTATCAACATTATTTTGGGGTTTAGAGAGCcactctcctcctcctcctccttcttctgaTCATTTCGATGCCATAGTTGCAATAGATGGAAGTGGAGATTTCAAGACCATAACAGAGGCATTACAAGCAGCTCCTAATAACAGTGAAAAAAGATACAACATCAAGCTTAAAGAGGGGACATATAATGAATCTGTTTTTGTTGATAAACATAAAACTAACATTACATTCATTGGTGAAGGAGTGGACCGTACCATCATAACGGGATCTAAAAGCAATGGGACTGGCTTCCAAACAAGCGACACAGCTACAGCAG ATGTACATGGCTATGGATTCATAGCACAAGATATCACATTCCAAAACACTGCTGGACCATCTATGCACCAAGCAGTTGCAGCGAGTATTTCAGGTGACCACGTTACATTCTACAGATGCAAGTTCGATGGGTATCAAGATACACTTTACACAAAAGAAGGTGTCCAGTTTTTCAGAGATTGTGATGTCTATGGTACTGTAGACTTCATATTTGGTAACGCGAAAGTCATTTTTCAAAATTGCAATATCTATGCTAAAAGACCTGAAGATAATCAAAATGAAGTAACAATAACTGCCCAAGGAAGAAAACACAAAAACGAAGATACTGCTATCGTCCTTCAAGGTTGCACCATAAACGTCATGCAAGATCTGCGCGAGCATGAACCAAAG GTACGAGTCTTTCTTGGAAGGTCTTGGAAAAGTCACTCTCGAACAATCATCATGTCAAGCTATCTAGATGAGTTTACCGATCCTGAAGGTTGGGTTCAATGGCATGGAAAAAAAGAAGATATATATTTTGCTGAGTATCGTAACACAGGGCCAGGAGCAAACACTACTCTCAGAGTGAACTGGGAAAGAAATATTTCAGAGAATGAAGCTTCTAATTTTACTGTTCGAAACTTTCTTCATGGATATGAATGGATACCCTCAGAAATACCAAATGCACTTGATTTAGTTTAA